GACTTTGTCAGTTTGAGCAGCTTCTTCCACGTCTCGCACATGGGCATCTTCAACAAGGCCTCCACGCAGCTGTCCTTCAAAGTGGTCCGCCTGCCGCGCGGTCCCTCCTTGACTTTCAAGGTTTGTTTCTCTGGGTTATCCTATTGCTAGCAGCTTGGTTTTCACATGAGTTACTCCTCCACAGGTCCACCAGTTCACCCTGGCCAGGGATGTGATCTCGCTGACCAGGAAACAGATGATCGACAACGACCACTTCAAGCATGCTCCTCTGGTCATCATGAACAACTTCAGTGGCGATGGCAAGCACCTTAAGCTGATGGCCACCACGTTCCAGAACATGTTTCCTTCGATCAACCTGGCCCAGGTCAACATAGGCACCATCCGTCGATGCGTTTTGTTCTCCTACAACCCAGAAACGAAGCTGGTCGAGATGCGACACTATTCCGTGCAGGTGGTGCCCGTGGGTTTGAAAAGAGCGGTCCAGAAGATCGTCAAGGGCACGGTGCCCAATCTGGGCAAGTGCAATGAAGTGGTGGATTTTGTAACCAAGTAATGGGAAACCCTTCTTGATTCCTATTGCATTCATTAATATATCAATCTCTTATAGAGATGGCTACGCCTCCGAATCAGAGGCCGAGGATGACGAGCAGTCGCACGTGGTGCTGGCGCAAACGCTCAAGAGCAAGGGCAATCTGGAGGACAACAAGAGCTCCATCAAGCTGCACGAGATCGGACCTCGTCTAACCATGCAGCTGATCAAAATAGAAGACGGCCTTTTGACCGGCGAGGTTCTGTATCACGATCATGTGGTCAAGACAGAGGACGAAAAGGAAACCATACGCAAGATAGTGGAGAAGAAGCGAAAGCAGAAGGAGCAACGCAAGAAGGAGCAGGCCGAGAACCGGGCTCGCAACTTGAAGATCAAGAAGGATGAAAAGTGGGCTGCCAAAAGGGAGGCGGAGGGTCGCAATGACAGCGATCCCGAGGACGATGCGGAGTACTACAAAGAGGAAGTCGGCGAGGATCCAGATGAAGGTGAGTTGGTATATGCTTCTGCTATGTAAGAGCAAAAACTAAGGATTCCCTTTACAGAACTCTTCAAAATGGAGGCCAGATCCTCTCGCAAGCGGCCCAATTTAAGCGGCGGAATGAAGTACAGCAAGCGGGCCAAGTTTGATCCCAAGGACAAGAAGGACAAGCTTGAACGCAAGGACAAGTTTGAACGCAAGGACAAATTCGACCGCAAGGACAAGAAGGACAAGTTtgaccacaaaaacaaaagggaaAGGTTCGATCCCAAGAACAGGAGGGCCAAGTTCGACCCGAAAAACAAGCGCGCCAAGTTTGACCACAAAAAGAGTAGGAAATCAAAGTAGTACATTAAACATAAGCTATTTTATAAAGGCCATTGGTTGTGCCTGACATGGAGATCTTATCAATGGGAACTAGCTGCTGAACATGCGCTGCACCACCTGCTTGTAGTGGGCGTTGCTATCCTTCCAGCTGGCCGCTATGTTGTCGCGCAGCTTGCTGAACTCCCGCTTCTCCTCGTAGTTGGGCAACCGTTCGATGGTGGCCTGCGCCTTGGCGAACTCCTTCAGGTGATAGTAGGCCAGCGCTCGCCGGTAGATGCTCTTCTCGCTGGGATCCTCCTCCGTTTCCACGAACTGCGTGTGGTAGATCACGTGCTCGTAGCGCTTCTCCTGCAGCAGACAGGCAGCCAGGTTGGTCTGTATCTGGATGAAGAGCGTCTCCACCGTGGGACCATCGATGCCATTGTCCTTTTTGGTCAGTTGGTCGAAGGGTTTGTAGGTGATCAGCAACTTTGCGGCCCGCACAAAGTAATCGAAGGCGAATTTCGGGAACGTTTTGAAGCTGGCCACGCCGCTCTCCTTGAGCCGCAGGGCCACTTGATAGATCTCTGCTGCGTCCAGCTTCTCCACCTGCGTATTCTTCACAATCCTCTCCAGCCGCAGCTCGAATTCGACCCTTTCGCCGGTTTTGCTGGTGATGCTGCAGGCTGCCGTTTCGCCGGGCACAaattgctgcagcagcagctccacgTAGCAGTCCACTGCCGTCAGGCTGGTTCCCATTTCCAGGATGTGCTGCTGCGGATACGTGGAGGACTCATCGCTGGTTAAGTACTTGCTGGGTCGTCCTCCCAAATTGGCGGTCTTCTTGTTCACACTGAACTCCACCGTGCTGACTGTCGTGGGCTTCTCCATTTCGCTGAACTGGAGGGCAAGTACCTTCTTGGCCAGACCACGGCTCTTGTCCTCCCACTCCGTGCCCACGTACCAGTCCATCTTGGAAGATTAGAAACAAAATAATCTTAGGGAATTTggcgaaaaaaaactttttgtgtTTAGAAGGTGTTACCATTTGTCCCTATGGCGAAAAATCCATCTGGAAAATACATCATTCACACTATTTTATTAAGAACCAAGAAGGCGCgcgattttaaaatcttaggGTTAGTTAACTGAAGGTTACTAAAGATAGGTTTCATAGGgcgttattaaaaaaagattatttacTAATGTTACGGTTTTTAGTGAGCTCCTCCTAGTTTAAGAAATGTAATAACTTTTTTAGCTCACATCAGAATCAATGAAGAAAtcagtaaatattaaaaaaagaattaccagaataaaccagggaccgtaaataatcgttgagatttttattttaaaaggcctactgagatttgagaagttttaatcaacaatttaactggtttttatacactttatagacatgaaaaaataacagttaatttgctttgtggacaagagtaaaaagaacgttatttttgacgtttaaaacaaaatatcacagtagtctttttaaaataaacatcttaaataacgattatttacGTTCCCTGGaataaaccaaacaaaaatgtacaaacATATTAAGAAAACCACCTTTTAGCATTTATacacaatttattatttattacttcTAGTTATGTTACCTATACTAAGCCCATTCGCGCAATAGCAGTTGCTCGGCCATCGATTAACAAGCTGCACTCTTTCCACCAACAGTTTTACATGTTCCGGAGTATGTGTTCGTATCATATCATCATCAACTTTTCGTTAAAGTAAAACGTTATGTACATACATTAGTTAACGCGGAAGCGGCGATCGTGATCCAGATCAAGTATAGCATTGGAACTTAACTTACAAATAGCAATACATATAGTAAAATGTCCATTAATCACACGATGATCGACGAActgtatacatataaatatattgttgaaACTGCCTGGAAATTTGCTATTTTCTACATACAGATGTATATCTAGAATCTAGAGTTATCGTAGATCAATCAAAGAATCGGTTATATATTGCAGTACAATggattaattttcatttgatcTTCACTCGAAAGATGTGTAACTACCAATTGCGGACACAGCGTGGTGTGTCGTTCTTTACACAAGTaacttttcatttaaattatttgtattttgcgTAACTTAGATTACAATTGCCAATAAAATACTAGGcttaaatttaactttacaATTAACACAAACATTAGGCAATAGGCATGTAAAGTAGGTTACAAATATGCAATGCGGCGAACCGAAATGGATGCTTTGCCAATTTGAATGAAGCGATTCTAACTAACATTTATGCTAAAGACTGATTCCTCGGGTCGCTTTTTGGATCCCCTGCGAAAATGTTCCAAGCGATCTCACAGTTTTTCTTCTCCTTAAGGCGGCAGCTGCCTGAACGCGATGCTTGTGTATTTGAGCTAAAGAAACACTTAAAGTAACGCCCGATCGATCCAACGATCCGGGACGCGATTCAAAGACTGACCCTCGATTAGTATTACAGCGCCTAAATAACTAATACATAGTTTTCTTCTTCCGCttcttttgtttcattttcattcgtACATGACAAACCTAACAGCCAGTTTtgcgaaaatatttgtatatttttgtatactccttttgcatttttattgtttgcttGCTTTATAACTTCAATTAATTCATATTATGTGTGTTGTATGTTTCCGtgtggatgtgtgtgtgtgtgtgtgagggtgTATTCTGTGTGTTGTGTGCGATTGTAAAATAGACGCTTAGAGATCGCTATATCTTGGGTTCAACATAGTTTTCAAATAGACAAGTCGCAATGCTGTGTGTTTATGCTGGCTAAAACCATTCACTCTTCATTCATCATAATCATTAATATTCTCAACATCTACATCAAAATCCAGGTCATCCGATTCTGGATCCGAGCCGGAACCGGTGACGGAGCCCGAACCGCCAGCATCCCGATGCCTAACATATCCACCCATAAACGCCCCAGCATCATCTCTAGAATCCTCATCCTCGAAATCATCGCCCTCGTCCTCATCGTCGTCCTCGTCTTCGCTCGAGGATTGTAGATGTAACTCGCGCAGCTGCCGTTGCACAAAATGTTAATGTTCCATCAGGGCCGCTAAAGCGCCAGcagcaaacagaaaacaaaacgaaaacgtTATGCATAATTCAAGAGATCAATGAGGTGAAAGTTGGCTTCTCTTACGTGACGGTGTGCGTCCGGTCTTGTTCTCATTGGGTGTGAAATTTAGAAAgtcccaaatcaaaattgtatCATCGTGCGAGCTGCTCACAATCTGGAACTCATCGAATTGCAAACGAAAGACGCGACCAGTGTGCTCCTGAAAAAGAGTTAGCCACAAAGGTTAGAAAAACGCGGAAGTGACCTAGGGGATGACTCACCACAAGTGTGTTCAGACAGAGAGTATTGGATGCTGCTCTCGGATCCAAAGCGGCTACCAAGTCCCAGACCTTGATCTTGCCATCGTAGGCGCCGCTGACGATTCGTTTCGTGTCGAAACGGATGCAACGAACCAACTCCTCGTGGCCCTCGAGGACGCGTAAGCAGGCACCGCACTCAATGTCCCAAAGtctgaaataaatcgaaaaagaaaggatcagattattaaacattttttacgaTGGACAATATCCTCTTGTCCTAAAGAATTCGTGGTGTCGTTGTATTAAAGAATTCTCGTATGTAGGTAAATATAAATTGCCACCATAACAACATAGGTACaaattccaaccgaatttcaaCAGATGAGATTTTGTGACGTCATTGGCAAGAGATATTTTggactttttgtttttcagtcGCACAATAACAGTaatttttagacttttattataaaattcatGAACAAAAGTTACggaagacttttattttttggtccgaaaataactgttattctctgacttttattttaaaattctgaaatatcagttactttatgacttataaatattatttttttttttttttcccaataaataaatttcccaagcatttataatattttaaaaataaatatttctttacttCCTTTAAGTCAAATAAGAAATgaacataaaataaagaaataaacttCAAATCAAACCCATTAGCTGTGATGGAAATGGCAATCGATATTAATAGCCTTTACTAATcgcaaaatttataaaaagaaaacaaaaatgtttatcgCACATCATTAATCACCATGCCGGAAAGTCGGTTAAATTCCCACGGCCCACTCACCTTATTGAATTGTCTGAGCTGCCGCTGACCACCAGGCGATCTCTGTACTGCAGGCAGGCGATGCCACGTTTGTGGCCATTCAAGGTGCGCACGAATTCACAGCTCGAGGTGGACCAGACCTTGATGGTGCGATCTCCGCTGGCGGAGACAATGTACTTCTCATCGAAGTCCACCACATTGACGGCGGCCCGGTGGCCGACGAGGACGCGTCGCAGCGTGATCTCGCTGGGCGAGGTCATGTCCCAGACGGCGATGGAGCGATCCTTGGAGCAGGTCACCATCATGCCGTTGTTAAAGCGCAAGTGCAGCACCGCCTCGCAGTGATGGATGAGGGTATTGACCATCTCGCCGGTATTGACGTCCCACACGCGGACGGTGGAGTCGCTGGAGCCACTGATGATCACCTTGTCGTCGTACTGCAGGCACAGCACCGATCCAGTGTGGCCAATGAGGGTCTGTAAAGTGATGGGAAATTGGAGTTTTCAGAATGAACTAACTTATTTAATGATTCCTTCAATGTAAATGAATCAAAACCCACCTTAACGCACTGCAGATCCGTGCGATCCCAGATCTTGATGGTGTTGTCCCTAAGCCCGGAGACAATCTTGCCATCATCGTACTGCAGGCAATAGACACCCTTCGAGTTCTCGGACCGGCAATTGATGCGGCGCAGCATGTGGCGTCCAGTCCGCCAGTTATTCTCTATGCTGTCAATGTCCTGAAACCATAGAAAGTTCAATATTAATCTACTGATTGCAAATTACAATGATTTTACAAACAACTCACATTCATTATCTTGGGGAACAACTCGCGATGGAATGAGTGTGGCCGCTGTGTCTGGCCAGGTCGTGGCTTAAAGAGGTACTGCATCCAATTGCGTCGTTCGGCCAATCCGCGCCACAAGGAATCTGTGCGCACCTTGCGTTCGATGAGCTTCTTCCAGAGCATCCCCTCGGAGATGACGCGCAGCCATTCCTTGCAGACCAGCTCGGCCGATTTGAGCGATTCGGCATCCAAGTACGACAAAATGTTCTCTGCGATGTGATCCAGACCCTTGACTAAAAGTGGTAGtaagaaaaaacatttaaattagtttagatctagttaaataaaaacaagagaaaaactttgatcgggcatacattcttaagaaatgggccgatttgaaaaattgctACTACATTTTGTTaggaataaataaacacaacaaaattgaatttatacaagaatatgtgtggggaatcccaaccttctagcttttgtagtttccgagatctcagcgttcatacagacgaacagacagacggacatggctaaatcgactcggctagtgaccctgatcaagaatatgtatactttatagggtcgaaaacgcttccatctttctgttacatacttttgcacgaatataatatacccttttactctacgagtaacgggtataataatttttaacctCGCTACACCTATCttaatctttaattttcataaagGCCATCTCCCCAGTCAAGTTAATGACAAAGACAGCTATTTATAGTTGGCACCCAGTTATCTCTGATGTGACACATAACCAATTTGCCATCCGATACGAGGTGGAGCAACCGTGGCTGCTACTGCTCTTGTCAGACACCTACTCAACCCAGCCCAATCCGAACCAATTAAATCCAATGCAATGCAACCACATCGCCAGACTGCAACTGGGCGAGGAACAAGAGGCAAAATGATGCACCTAACGGCATTAAAATGCACTTAGCCCATGGTAAGTGGGAGTGGGAGTGGCTGTGGAGGTGGCCCAACCAATAGACCGGCATATTTACATGTGTCATGGCTCGAAGAGGAGTGGTTCCCCTTTCCCCAGCCCCATCCACATCTTCATCTGCATTGACAACCCGACTGAATGGGCCAAGTCAGAGTCTGAAGTGCATGCGAGTATTCAGTGCTCCTCTGCTGTTCGCAGCATTTGccaaacacaattaaaaatgtgCATAACTCGCAATGGCAGGCAGGCTGTTTGGCGGGCGGCAACGATTTGGCTCAAGTTGTTTGCCGTCGCCGGCGACTAACGGTCCTAAGTGTGTCTATCCGTCTGTGAATCCCAATCCCTCCGTTCCTCTGTCCCACCATCCATCTGTCTGTCCCACCGACTTGACGACTGTCCCCCCGGTTAGCTGCCTTTGAAGTGCATTACAATGTAAATGGAGGAGACAATGTTGCCTACTTTCAACTCTTTTTCTTTCCTGGAACGCACTACAGTGATGCCGAAGagaatatttacaaaatgggGGGAAATAAACAAGCGTAATTTACAAGGTAATTCAAAAAGAAATTGAAAACATGTTCTACTAGGGGTCTAAGTACTTTTCCAAGTGATAAAGTTCTTAACAAACAAGCTCTTTTAATTGGTCtagttttgaaaataaatctaaactACTATAAAATTTGAACTCTAAAAAACGCTCAGTAGCAAatttcacccagaacggattgacataaaaatc
This portion of the Drosophila takahashii strain IR98-3 E-12201 chromosome 3R, DtakHiC1v2, whole genome shotgun sequence genome encodes:
- the ppan gene encoding protein Peter pan, yielding MGKSGGKKKVHPKTRTAAFKASEPSEIVEAPHSFVIHRGLTCPYITDLTLDFRRIMEPFTASNLREKRMNRIKDFVSLSSFFHVSHMGIFNKASTQLSFKVVRLPRGPSLTFKVHQFTLARDVISLTRKQMIDNDHFKHAPLVIMNNFSGDGKHLKLMATTFQNMFPSINLAQVNIGTIRRCVLFSYNPETKLVEMRHYSVQVVPVGLKRAVQKIVKGTVPNLGKCNEVVDFVTKDGYASESEAEDDEQSHVVLAQTLKSKGNLEDNKSSIKLHEIGPRLTMQLIKIEDGLLTGEVLYHDHVVKTEDEKETIRKIVEKKRKQKEQRKKEQAENRARNLKIKKDEKWAAKREAEGRNDSDPEDDAEYYKEEVGEDPDEELFKMEARSSRKRPNLSGGMKYSKRAKFDPKDKKDKLERKDKFERKDKFDRKDKKDKFDHKNKRERFDPKNRRAKFDPKNKRAKFDHKKSRKSK
- the Bdbt gene encoding protein Bride of doubletime, with amino-acid sequence MDWYVGTEWEDKSRGLAKKVLALQFSEMEKPTTVSTVEFSVNKKTANLGGRPSKYLTSDESSTYPQQHILEMGTSLTAVDCYVELLLQQFVPGETAACSITSKTGERVEFELRLERIVKNTQVEKLDAAEIYQVALRLKESGVASFKTFPKFAFDYFVRAAKLLITYKPFDQLTKKDNGIDGPTVETLFIQIQTNLAACLLQEKRYEHVIYHTQFVETEEDPSEKSIYRRALAYYHLKEFAKAQATIERLPNYEEKREFSKLRDNIAASWKDSNAHYKQVVQRMFSS
- the slmb gene encoding beta-TrCP, coding for MMKMETDKIMDETNSNAQAFTTTMLYDPVRKKDSSPTYQTERELCFQYFTQWSESGQVDFVEHLLSRMCHYQHGQINAYLKPMLQRDFITLLPIKGLDHIAENILSYLDAESLKSAELVCKEWLRVISEGMLWKKLIERKVRTDSLWRGLAERRNWMQYLFKPRPGQTQRPHSFHRELFPKIMNDIDSIENNWRTGRHMLRRINCRSENSKGVYCLQYDDGKIVSGLRDNTIKIWDRTDLQCVKTLIGHTGSVLCLQYDDKVIISGSSDSTVRVWDVNTGEMVNTLIHHCEAVLHLRFNNGMMVTCSKDRSIAVWDMTSPSEITLRRVLVGHRAAVNVVDFDEKYIVSASGDRTIKVWSTSSCEFVRTLNGHKRGIACLQYRDRLVVSGSSDNSIRLWDIECGACLRVLEGHEELVRCIRFDTKRIVSGAYDGKIKVWDLVAALDPRAASNTLCLNTLVEHTGRVFRLQFDEFQIVSSSHDDTILIWDFLNFTPNENKTGRTPSPALMEH